A section of the Brassica napus cultivar Da-Ae unplaced genomic scaffold, Da-Ae ScsIHWf_955;HRSCAF=1350, whole genome shotgun sequence genome encodes:
- the LOC106436512 gene encoding ATP-dependent DNA helicase At3g02060, chloroplastic isoform X2 produces MTSLLLPNPDSITTTPLVSNLRSFRRFFSPLRRSSLPRNSSSSSLPLVAVSSLSATAAKPTTATRWREKHELAESDSISILNERIRRDLGKRETARPAMDSKEAEKYIQMVKEQQERGLQKLKGVRPGSDGGFSYKVDPYTLLSGDYVVHKKVGIGRFVGIKLDVPKDSSEPLEYVFIEYADGMAKLPLKQASRLLYRYNLPNESKRPRTLSRLSDTSVWERRKTKGKVAIQKMVVDLMELYLHRLRQKRFPYPKNPVMADFTAQFPYNATPDQQQAFLDVDKDLTERETPMDRLICGDVGFGKTEVALRAIFCVVSAGKQAMVLAPTIVLAKQHYDVISQRFSLYPQIKVGLLSRFQTKAEKEAYLEMIKHGHLNIIVGTHSLLGSRVVYSNLGLLVVDEEQRFGVKQKEKIASFKTSVDVLTLSATPIPRTLYLALTGFRDASLISTPPPERIPIKTHLSSFRKEKVIKAIKNELNRGGQVFYVLPRIKGLEEVMDFLEEAFPDIDIAMAHGKQYSKQLEETMERFAQGKIKILICTNIVESGLDIQNANTIIIQDVQQFGLAQLYQLRGRVGRADKEAHAYLFYPDKSLLSDQALERLSALEECRELGQGFQLAEKDMGIRGFGTIFGEQQTGDVGNVGIDLFFEMLFESLSKIDININPRLPSEYVNYLENPMEIINEAEKAAEKDMWSLMQFTENLRRQYGKEPYSMEIILKKLYVRRMAADLGVNRIYASGKMVVMKTNMSKKVFKLITDSMTCDVYRSSLIYEGDQIMAELLLELPREQLLNWMFQCLSELHASLPALIKY; encoded by the exons ATGACATCCTTGCTCCTCCCAAATCCGGACTCGATTACCACCACACCCCTCGTTTCCAACCTACGCTCCTTCCGGAGGTTCTTCTCTCCTCTCAGACGCTCCTCCTTGCCCCGaaactcatcatcatcatctcttcCACTAGTCGCTGTTTCCTCTCTCTCCGCAACTGCCGCAAAACCTACTACAGCGACCAGGTGGAGAGAGAAGCATGAGTTAGCTGAAAGCGATTCAATCTCCATCCTCAACGAGAGGATTCGGCGGGACCTGGGAAAGAGAGAGACTGCTAGGCCGGCCATGGACTCTAAGGAGGCCGAAAAGTACATTCAGATGGTGAAGGAACAACAAGAGAGGGGTCTGCAGAAGCTCAAAGGAGTAAGGCCAGGCTCAGACGGTGGTTTCAGCTACAAGGTTGACCCTTACACTCTCCTTTCCGGTGATTATGTGGTGCACAAGAAGGTTGGCATTGGTCGTTTTGTTGGTATTAAGTTGGATGTCCCCAAGGATTCTTCTGAGCCCCTTGAATATGTCTTTATTGAGTATGCTGACGGCATGGCCAAGCTTCCGCTCAAGCAGGCCTCCCGTCTCCTCTACCGATACAACCT TCCTAATGAGTCCAAACGGCCTCGGACTTTAAGTCGGCTGAGCGACACTAGTGTTTGGGAGAGAAGAAAGACCAAAGGAAAAGTCGCTATTCAGAAAATGGTTGTTGACTTGATGGAGCTCTATCTTCATAGGCTTAGACAGAAGAGATTTCCTTATCCCAAAAACCCCGTCATGGCTGATTTCACTGCTCAATTTCCTTATAACGCTACACCTGACCAGCAGCAG GCTTTCCTTGATGTTGACAAGGATTTGACTGAGAGGGAAACACCTATGGACCGATTGATATGTGGAGACGTTGGATTTGGTAAAACTGAGGTTGCTCTACGTGCCATCTTTTGTGTGGTCTCCGCTGGCAAACAAGCTATGGTTTTAGCACCCACTATTGTTTTGGCCAAGCAACATTACGATGTCATCTCTCAGCGGTTTTCCTTGTATCCCCAAATCAAAGTCGGTCTTTTAAGTCGGTTTCAG ACCAAAGCAGAGAAGGAGGCGTATCTGGAAATGATAAAACACGGTCATCTCAATATCATTGTAGGTACTCACTCCCTTCTCGGAAGCCGTGTTGTGTACAGCAATCTAGGCCTTCTTGTCGTCGATGAGGAACAG AGATTTGGGGTCAAGCAGAAAGAAAAGATTGCATCTTTCAAAACGTCAGTGGATGTGCTTACCCTCTCCGCAACACCTATACCAAGGACGTTATACTTAGCTTTGACTGGATTCCGGGATGCCAG TTTAATCTCCACACCTCCACCGGAGAGGATTCCAATAAAAACCCATCTTTCATCGTTCCGTAAGGAAAAGGTTATCAAAGCAATAAAAAATGAACTGAATCGTGGTGGCCAAGTTTTCTATGTCTTGCCTCGAATTAAAG GACTAGAGGAAGTGATGGATTTTCTTGAAGAAGCATTTCCAGATATCGACATTGCTATGGCACATGGGAAG CAATACTCAAAACAACTAGAGGAAACCATGGAGAGATTTGCGCAAGGAAAGATCAAAATCCTCATATGCACTAATATTGTTGAAAGCGGACTTGATATTCAAAATGCAAATACCATAATCATCCAGGATGTTCAACAATTTGGGCTCGCTCAGTTGTACCAG TTGCGTGGAAGGGTTGGCCGGGCTGATAAAGAAGCTCATGCCTACCTGTTTTATCCTGATAAATCACTGCTCTCTGATCAAGCACTG GAAAGGCTTAGTGCTCTTGAAGAGTGTCGCGAGCTTGGACAAGGTTTCCAACTTGCGGAGAAAGACATGGGTATAAGAGGCTTTGGGACAATTTTTGGTGAACAGCAGACAGGAGATGTTGGAAATGTCGGCATCGATCTCTTCTTTGAAATGCTTTTTGAGAGTCTATCCAAG ATTGACATAAATATAAATCCTCGGCTGCCGTCCGAGTATGTAAATTACCTGGAAAATCCGATGGAGATCATCAATGAAGCTGAAAAAGCAGCTGAGAAAGATATGTGGAGTCTCATGCAATTCACAGAGAACTTACGTCGCCAATATGGGAAAGAACCTTACTCCATGGAGATCATTTTGAAGAAGCTGTATGTGAGACGAATGGCGGCTGATCTTGGAGTAAACAGAATTTATGCATCAGGGAAGATGGTTGTGATGAAAACAAATATGAGTAAGAAGGTGTTCAAGCTGATCACAGATTCCATGACTTGTGACGTTTACCGAAGCTCCTTGATATATGAAGGAGATCAAATAATG GCGGAACTTTTGCTGGAGCTACCAAGAGAACAGTTACTGAACTGGATGTTCCAGTGCTTGTCAGAACTGCATGCATCACTCCCTGCTCTTATCAAATACTAG
- the LOC106436519 gene encoding OVARIAN TUMOR DOMAIN-containing deubiquitinating enzyme 12 isoform X3 gives MTRRSFSVSPTTSQENMMGDSSSSTSWRSQTDTQDDRMIALMLSEEYTKLDGAVGRRLSNLAPVPHVPRINSYIPNLNDATLDHQRLLQRLNVYGLCELKVSGDGNCQFRALSDQLYRSSEYHKQVRGEVVKQLKDNRTIYESYVPMKYKRYYKRMAKLGEWGDHITLQAAADRFAAKICLLTSFRDTCFIEIMPQDQAPKRELWLSFWSEVHYNSLYDNQAVPVQQKPKRKHWLF, from the exons AT GACTAGAAGGAGTTTCTCTGTTTCACCTACTACGTCACAAGAAAACATGATGGGAGACTCTTCGAGTTCAACCTCTTGGAGGAGTCAAACGGATACTCAGGATGATCGGATGATTGCTCTCATGTTATCTGAAGAATACACTAAACTAGATGGTGCAGTAGGCAGACGCCTCTCCAATCTTGCTCCCGTTCCC CATGTTCCGCGGATAAATTCTTATATTCCCAACTTAAATGATGCCACCTTGGATCACCAACGCCTTCTTCAAAG GCTAAATGTTTATGGTTTGTGTGAGTTGAAGGTCTCTGGTGATGGGAACTGCCAG TTCCGAGCTCTTTCTGACCAGTTGTACCGATCTTCAGAGTACCACAAGCAAGTTAGGGGAGAAGTTGTTAAACAG CTCAAGGACAATCGCACTATATACGAAAGTTATGTTCCGATGAAATACAAACGGTATTACAAGAGGATGGCAAA ACTTGGAGAATGGGGAGACCATATTACCCTACAAGCTGCGGCAGATAGg TTTGCAGCAAAGATATGCCTGCTGACATCCTTCAGAGACACTTGCTTCATTGAAATTATGCCTCAAGACCAAGCACCTAAGCGTG AGTTATGGTTAAGTTTCTGGTCAGAGGTGCATTATAACTCTTTATACGATAATCAAG CGGTTCCAGTTCAGCAGAAGCCAAAGAGAAAACATTGGTTGTTCTAG
- the LOC106436519 gene encoding OVARIAN TUMOR DOMAIN-containing deubiquitinating enzyme 12 isoform X4 — protein sequence MMGDSSSSTSWRSQTDTQDDRMIALMLSEEYTKLDGAVGRRLSNLAPVPHVPRINSYIPNLNDATLDHQRLLQRLNVYGLCELKVSGDGNCQFRALSDQLYRSSEYHKQVRGEVVKQLKDNRTIYESYVPMKYKRYYKRMAKLGEWGDHITLQAAADRFAAKICLLTSFRDTCFIEIMPQDQAPKRELWLSFWSEVHYNSLYDNQAVPVQQKPKRKHWLF from the exons ATGATGGGAGACTCTTCGAGTTCAACCTCTTGGAGGAGTCAAACGGATACTCAGGATGATCGGATGATTGCTCTCATGTTATCTGAAGAATACACTAAACTAGATGGTGCAGTAGGCAGACGCCTCTCCAATCTTGCTCCCGTTCCC CATGTTCCGCGGATAAATTCTTATATTCCCAACTTAAATGATGCCACCTTGGATCACCAACGCCTTCTTCAAAG GCTAAATGTTTATGGTTTGTGTGAGTTGAAGGTCTCTGGTGATGGGAACTGCCAG TTCCGAGCTCTTTCTGACCAGTTGTACCGATCTTCAGAGTACCACAAGCAAGTTAGGGGAGAAGTTGTTAAACAG CTCAAGGACAATCGCACTATATACGAAAGTTATGTTCCGATGAAATACAAACGGTATTACAAGAGGATGGCAAA ACTTGGAGAATGGGGAGACCATATTACCCTACAAGCTGCGGCAGATAGg TTTGCAGCAAAGATATGCCTGCTGACATCCTTCAGAGACACTTGCTTCATTGAAATTATGCCTCAAGACCAAGCACCTAAGCGTG AGTTATGGTTAAGTTTCTGGTCAGAGGTGCATTATAACTCTTTATACGATAATCAAG CGGTTCCAGTTCAGCAGAAGCCAAAGAGAAAACATTGGTTGTTCTAG
- the LOC106436519 gene encoding OVARIAN TUMOR DOMAIN-containing deubiquitinating enzyme 12 isoform X2 has translation MWLMIGLFPDPIDSFHFLSSFIILLLCNTNFHFPALSLSLCPISSFVSSFRIMTRRSFSVSPTTSQENMMGDSSSSTSWRSQTDTQDDRMIALMLSEEYTKLDGAVGRRLSNLAPVPHVPRINSYIPNLNDATLDHQRLLQRLNVYGLCELKVSGDGNCQFRALSDQLYRSSEYHKQVRGEVVKQLKDNRTIYESYVPMKYKRYYKRMAKLGEWGDHITLQAAADRFAAKICLLTSFRDTCFIEIMPQDQAPKQLWLSFWSEVHYNSLYDNQAVPVQQKPKRKHWLF, from the exons ATGTGGCTGATGATTGGCTTATTCCCAGATCCAATCGATTCATTTCATTTCCTTTCTTCTTTCATCATTCTCCTTTTATGTAACACAAATTTCCACTTTCCtgcgctctctctctctctctgtccaATTTCAAGCTTTGTGTCATCTTTTCGCATCAT GACTAGAAGGAGTTTCTCTGTTTCACCTACTACGTCACAAGAAAACATGATGGGAGACTCTTCGAGTTCAACCTCTTGGAGGAGTCAAACGGATACTCAGGATGATCGGATGATTGCTCTCATGTTATCTGAAGAATACACTAAACTAGATGGTGCAGTAGGCAGACGCCTCTCCAATCTTGCTCCCGTTCCC CATGTTCCGCGGATAAATTCTTATATTCCCAACTTAAATGATGCCACCTTGGATCACCAACGCCTTCTTCAAAG GCTAAATGTTTATGGTTTGTGTGAGTTGAAGGTCTCTGGTGATGGGAACTGCCAG TTCCGAGCTCTTTCTGACCAGTTGTACCGATCTTCAGAGTACCACAAGCAAGTTAGGGGAGAAGTTGTTAAACAG CTCAAGGACAATCGCACTATATACGAAAGTTATGTTCCGATGAAATACAAACGGTATTACAAGAGGATGGCAAA ACTTGGAGAATGGGGAGACCATATTACCCTACAAGCTGCGGCAGATAGg TTTGCAGCAAAGATATGCCTGCTGACATCCTTCAGAGACACTTGCTTCATTGAAATTATGCCTCAAGACCAAGCACCTAAGC AGTTATGGTTAAGTTTCTGGTCAGAGGTGCATTATAACTCTTTATACGATAATCAAG CGGTTCCAGTTCAGCAGAAGCCAAAGAGAAAACATTGGTTGTTCTAG
- the LOC106436515 gene encoding DEAD-box ATP-dependent RNA helicase 41-like, which yields MNEDSCVPYLSDGGIKQKSIDQRSPLPGEPKCVICCRYGEYICDETNDDICSLECKQTLLKKTRVFPATDECFYVGSSSTDYYSLRLRSKLDIHVQGAAVPPPVLSFTSCGLPPKLLLNLETAGYDFPTPIQMQAVPAALSGSSLLASAHTGSGKTASFLVPIVSRCARFRSEHPSSDPRNPLALVLAPTRELCVQVEAQAKMLGKGLPFKTALVVGGDPMSGQLYRIHQGVELIIGTPGRLVDLLAKHTIELEDVMMFVLDEVDCMLQRGFIDQVMQIFRALSQPQVLLFSATVSREVEKVGGSLAKEMILVSIGKPNTPSKAVKQLAIWVDAKQKKQKLFEILTSQNHFKPPAVVYVSSRAGADLLANAITVVTGIKALSIHGEKPMRERRDVMGSFLGGEVPLLVSTGVLGRGVDLLVVRQVIVFDMPNTIKEYIHVIGRASRMGDQGSAILFVNEESKHLFPDLVVALKSCGAAIPKQLTSLTSSREMHSNKKRRVGY from the exons ATGAACGAAGATAGCTGCGTCCCTTACCTCTCTG ATGGTGGTATCAAACAAAAGTCTATAGATCAAAGATCGCCTCTTCCCGGGGAGCCTAAATGTGTAATCTGCTGTCGTTACGGTGAGTACATTTGTGACGAGACCAATGATGACATCTGCAGTCTCGAGTGTAAGCAAACACTTTTGAAGAAGACTAGAGTGTTTCCTGCCACTGATGAGTGCTTCTATGTTGGATCTTCTTCCACCGATTATTATTCTCTACGGCTTAGAAGCAAGCTTGATATTCATGTCCAAGGAGCAGCCGTTCCTCCTCCTGTCCTCTCTTTCACCTCTTGTGGACTTCCTCCTAAGCTTCTTCTTAATTTAGAAACGGCTGGTTATGACTTTCCCACCCCTATCCAGATGCAAGCAGTTCCAGCTGCTTTAAGCGGCTCAAGTCTGCTCGCTTCGGCTCACACTGGCTCCGGCAAGACTGCTTCTTTTCTTGTTCCTATTGTCTCTCGTTGTGCACGTTTTCGCTCTGAGCATCCCTCCTCCGACCCCAGGAACCCCTTGGCTTTGGTTTTGGCTCCAACTAGAGAGCTCTGCGTCCAAGTTGAAGCTCAGGCTAAGATGCTCGGAAAGGGACTCCCATTTAAGACTGCACTTGTTGTAGGCGGGGATCCCATGTCTGGACAACTCTACCGCATTCACCAAGGTGTAGAGTTGATTATTGGCACCCCAGGTCGGCTTGTAGACCTTCTAGCAAAGCACACCATTGAACTAGAGGATGTTATGATGTTTGTGCTGGATGAGGTTGACTGCATGCTCCAGAGAGGTTTCATTGATCAGGTGATGCAGATATTTAGGGCTTTATCACAACCGCAGGTCTTGCTGTTCTCAGCGACGGTCTCAAGGGAGGTGGAGAAGGTGGGAGGGTCTCTAGCCAAGGAAATGATTTTGGTGTCCATAGGTAAACCCAACACACCTAGCAAAGCTGTCAAACAATTGGCTATATGGGTTGATGCAAAGCAAAAGAAACAGAAGCTCTTTGAGATACTGACAAGTCAAAACCATTTCAAACCCCCAGCTGTTGTTTATGTGAGTTCGAGAGCTGGAGCAGATCTCTTGGCTAATGCTATAACTGTGGTGACTGGGATAAAAGCTCTATCGATCCATGGGGAGAAGCCAATGAGGGAGAGGAGAGATGTAATGGGGTCGTTTTTGGGTGGAGAGGTGCCGCTTCTTGTATCAACTGGAGTTCTAGGCCGAGGAGTTGACCTGTTGGTAGTAAGGCAGGTAATCGTGTTTGACATGCCTAATACCATCAAGGAGTACATACATGTAATTGGCAGGGCCTCTAGGATGGGAGACCAGGGCAGTGCCATTTTGTTTGTAAACGAGGAGAGCAAACATCTGTTCCCTGATTTGGTTGTGGCTTTAAAAAGTTGTGGAGCAGCCATACCTAAGCAACTTACCAGTTTGACATCATCCAGGGAAATGCACAGCAACAAGAAGAGGAGGGTTGGATACTGA
- the LOC106436512 gene encoding ATP-dependent DNA helicase At3g02060, chloroplastic isoform X1 yields MTSLLLPNPDSITTTPLVSNLRSFRRFFSPLRRSSLPRNSSSSSLPLVAVSSLSATAAKPTTATRWREKHELAESDSISILNERIRRDLGKRETARPAMDSKEAEKYIQMVKEQQERGLQKLKGVRPGSDGGFSYKVDPYTLLSGDYVVHKKVGIGRFVGIKLDVPKDSSEPLEYVFIEYADGMAKLPLKQASRLLYRYNLPNESKRPRTLSRLSDTSVWERRKTKGKVAIQKMVVDLMELYLHRLRQKRFPYPKNPVMADFTAQFPYNATPDQQQAFLDVDKDLTERETPMDRLICGDVGFGKTEVALRAIFCVVSAGKQAMVLAPTIVLAKQHYDVISQRFSLYPQIKVGLLSRFQTKAEKEAYLEMIKHGHLNIIVGTHSLLGSRVVYSNLGLLVVDEEQRFGVKQKEKIASFKTSVDVLTLSATPIPRTLYLALTGFRDASLISTPPPERIPIKTHLSSFRKEKVIKAIKNELNRGGQVFYVLPRIKGLEEVMDFLEEAFPDIDIAMAHGKQYSKQLEETMERFAQGKIKILICTNIVESGLDIQNANTIIIQDVQQFGLAQLYQLRGRVGRADKEAHAYLFYPDKSLLSDQALERLSALEECRELGQGFQLAEKDMGIRGFGTIFGEQQTGDVGNVGIDLFFEMLFESLSKVEELRIFSVPYNLVKIDININPRLPSEYVNYLENPMEIINEAEKAAEKDMWSLMQFTENLRRQYGKEPYSMEIILKKLYVRRMAADLGVNRIYASGKMVVMKTNMSKKVFKLITDSMTCDVYRSSLIYEGDQIMAELLLELPREQLLNWMFQCLSELHASLPALIKY; encoded by the exons ATGACATCCTTGCTCCTCCCAAATCCGGACTCGATTACCACCACACCCCTCGTTTCCAACCTACGCTCCTTCCGGAGGTTCTTCTCTCCTCTCAGACGCTCCTCCTTGCCCCGaaactcatcatcatcatctcttcCACTAGTCGCTGTTTCCTCTCTCTCCGCAACTGCCGCAAAACCTACTACAGCGACCAGGTGGAGAGAGAAGCATGAGTTAGCTGAAAGCGATTCAATCTCCATCCTCAACGAGAGGATTCGGCGGGACCTGGGAAAGAGAGAGACTGCTAGGCCGGCCATGGACTCTAAGGAGGCCGAAAAGTACATTCAGATGGTGAAGGAACAACAAGAGAGGGGTCTGCAGAAGCTCAAAGGAGTAAGGCCAGGCTCAGACGGTGGTTTCAGCTACAAGGTTGACCCTTACACTCTCCTTTCCGGTGATTATGTGGTGCACAAGAAGGTTGGCATTGGTCGTTTTGTTGGTATTAAGTTGGATGTCCCCAAGGATTCTTCTGAGCCCCTTGAATATGTCTTTATTGAGTATGCTGACGGCATGGCCAAGCTTCCGCTCAAGCAGGCCTCCCGTCTCCTCTACCGATACAACCT TCCTAATGAGTCCAAACGGCCTCGGACTTTAAGTCGGCTGAGCGACACTAGTGTTTGGGAGAGAAGAAAGACCAAAGGAAAAGTCGCTATTCAGAAAATGGTTGTTGACTTGATGGAGCTCTATCTTCATAGGCTTAGACAGAAGAGATTTCCTTATCCCAAAAACCCCGTCATGGCTGATTTCACTGCTCAATTTCCTTATAACGCTACACCTGACCAGCAGCAG GCTTTCCTTGATGTTGACAAGGATTTGACTGAGAGGGAAACACCTATGGACCGATTGATATGTGGAGACGTTGGATTTGGTAAAACTGAGGTTGCTCTACGTGCCATCTTTTGTGTGGTCTCCGCTGGCAAACAAGCTATGGTTTTAGCACCCACTATTGTTTTGGCCAAGCAACATTACGATGTCATCTCTCAGCGGTTTTCCTTGTATCCCCAAATCAAAGTCGGTCTTTTAAGTCGGTTTCAG ACCAAAGCAGAGAAGGAGGCGTATCTGGAAATGATAAAACACGGTCATCTCAATATCATTGTAGGTACTCACTCCCTTCTCGGAAGCCGTGTTGTGTACAGCAATCTAGGCCTTCTTGTCGTCGATGAGGAACAG AGATTTGGGGTCAAGCAGAAAGAAAAGATTGCATCTTTCAAAACGTCAGTGGATGTGCTTACCCTCTCCGCAACACCTATACCAAGGACGTTATACTTAGCTTTGACTGGATTCCGGGATGCCAG TTTAATCTCCACACCTCCACCGGAGAGGATTCCAATAAAAACCCATCTTTCATCGTTCCGTAAGGAAAAGGTTATCAAAGCAATAAAAAATGAACTGAATCGTGGTGGCCAAGTTTTCTATGTCTTGCCTCGAATTAAAG GACTAGAGGAAGTGATGGATTTTCTTGAAGAAGCATTTCCAGATATCGACATTGCTATGGCACATGGGAAG CAATACTCAAAACAACTAGAGGAAACCATGGAGAGATTTGCGCAAGGAAAGATCAAAATCCTCATATGCACTAATATTGTTGAAAGCGGACTTGATATTCAAAATGCAAATACCATAATCATCCAGGATGTTCAACAATTTGGGCTCGCTCAGTTGTACCAG TTGCGTGGAAGGGTTGGCCGGGCTGATAAAGAAGCTCATGCCTACCTGTTTTATCCTGATAAATCACTGCTCTCTGATCAAGCACTG GAAAGGCTTAGTGCTCTTGAAGAGTGTCGCGAGCTTGGACAAGGTTTCCAACTTGCGGAGAAAGACATGGGTATAAGAGGCTTTGGGACAATTTTTGGTGAACAGCAGACAGGAGATGTTGGAAATGTCGGCATCGATCTCTTCTTTGAAATGCTTTTTGAGAGTCTATCCAAG GTGGAGGAACTCCGTATTTTTTCGGTTCCATACAATCTGGTGAAG ATTGACATAAATATAAATCCTCGGCTGCCGTCCGAGTATGTAAATTACCTGGAAAATCCGATGGAGATCATCAATGAAGCTGAAAAAGCAGCTGAGAAAGATATGTGGAGTCTCATGCAATTCACAGAGAACTTACGTCGCCAATATGGGAAAGAACCTTACTCCATGGAGATCATTTTGAAGAAGCTGTATGTGAGACGAATGGCGGCTGATCTTGGAGTAAACAGAATTTATGCATCAGGGAAGATGGTTGTGATGAAAACAAATATGAGTAAGAAGGTGTTCAAGCTGATCACAGATTCCATGACTTGTGACGTTTACCGAAGCTCCTTGATATATGAAGGAGATCAAATAATG GCGGAACTTTTGCTGGAGCTACCAAGAGAACAGTTACTGAACTGGATGTTCCAGTGCTTGTCAGAACTGCATGCATCACTCCCTGCTCTTATCAAATACTAG
- the LOC106436519 gene encoding OVARIAN TUMOR DOMAIN-containing deubiquitinating enzyme 12 isoform X1 has product MWLMIGLFPDPIDSFHFLSSFIILLLCNTNFHFPALSLSLCPISSFVSSFRIMTRRSFSVSPTTSQENMMGDSSSSTSWRSQTDTQDDRMIALMLSEEYTKLDGAVGRRLSNLAPVPHVPRINSYIPNLNDATLDHQRLLQRLNVYGLCELKVSGDGNCQFRALSDQLYRSSEYHKQVRGEVVKQLKDNRTIYESYVPMKYKRYYKRMAKLGEWGDHITLQAAADRFAAKICLLTSFRDTCFIEIMPQDQAPKRELWLSFWSEVHYNSLYDNQAVPVQQKPKRKHWLF; this is encoded by the exons ATGTGGCTGATGATTGGCTTATTCCCAGATCCAATCGATTCATTTCATTTCCTTTCTTCTTTCATCATTCTCCTTTTATGTAACACAAATTTCCACTTTCCtgcgctctctctctctctctgtccaATTTCAAGCTTTGTGTCATCTTTTCGCATCAT GACTAGAAGGAGTTTCTCTGTTTCACCTACTACGTCACAAGAAAACATGATGGGAGACTCTTCGAGTTCAACCTCTTGGAGGAGTCAAACGGATACTCAGGATGATCGGATGATTGCTCTCATGTTATCTGAAGAATACACTAAACTAGATGGTGCAGTAGGCAGACGCCTCTCCAATCTTGCTCCCGTTCCC CATGTTCCGCGGATAAATTCTTATATTCCCAACTTAAATGATGCCACCTTGGATCACCAACGCCTTCTTCAAAG GCTAAATGTTTATGGTTTGTGTGAGTTGAAGGTCTCTGGTGATGGGAACTGCCAG TTCCGAGCTCTTTCTGACCAGTTGTACCGATCTTCAGAGTACCACAAGCAAGTTAGGGGAGAAGTTGTTAAACAG CTCAAGGACAATCGCACTATATACGAAAGTTATGTTCCGATGAAATACAAACGGTATTACAAGAGGATGGCAAA ACTTGGAGAATGGGGAGACCATATTACCCTACAAGCTGCGGCAGATAGg TTTGCAGCAAAGATATGCCTGCTGACATCCTTCAGAGACACTTGCTTCATTGAAATTATGCCTCAAGACCAAGCACCTAAGCGTG AGTTATGGTTAAGTTTCTGGTCAGAGGTGCATTATAACTCTTTATACGATAATCAAG CGGTTCCAGTTCAGCAGAAGCCAAAGAGAAAACATTGGTTGTTCTAG
- the LOC106436519 gene encoding OVARIAN TUMOR DOMAIN-containing deubiquitinating enzyme 12 isoform X5 has protein sequence MMGDSSSSTSWRSQTDTQDDRMIALMLSEEYTKLDGAVGRRLSNLAPVPHVPRINSYIPNLNDATLDHQRLLQRLNVYGLCELKVSGDGNCQFRALSDQLYRSSEYHKQVRGEVVKQLKDNRTIYESYVPMKYKRYYKRMAKLGEWGDHITLQAAADRFAAKICLLTSFRDTCFIEIMPQDQAPKQLWLSFWSEVHYNSLYDNQAVPVQQKPKRKHWLF, from the exons ATGATGGGAGACTCTTCGAGTTCAACCTCTTGGAGGAGTCAAACGGATACTCAGGATGATCGGATGATTGCTCTCATGTTATCTGAAGAATACACTAAACTAGATGGTGCAGTAGGCAGACGCCTCTCCAATCTTGCTCCCGTTCCC CATGTTCCGCGGATAAATTCTTATATTCCCAACTTAAATGATGCCACCTTGGATCACCAACGCCTTCTTCAAAG GCTAAATGTTTATGGTTTGTGTGAGTTGAAGGTCTCTGGTGATGGGAACTGCCAG TTCCGAGCTCTTTCTGACCAGTTGTACCGATCTTCAGAGTACCACAAGCAAGTTAGGGGAGAAGTTGTTAAACAG CTCAAGGACAATCGCACTATATACGAAAGTTATGTTCCGATGAAATACAAACGGTATTACAAGAGGATGGCAAA ACTTGGAGAATGGGGAGACCATATTACCCTACAAGCTGCGGCAGATAGg TTTGCAGCAAAGATATGCCTGCTGACATCCTTCAGAGACACTTGCTTCATTGAAATTATGCCTCAAGACCAAGCACCTAAGC AGTTATGGTTAAGTTTCTGGTCAGAGGTGCATTATAACTCTTTATACGATAATCAAG CGGTTCCAGTTCAGCAGAAGCCAAAGAGAAAACATTGGTTGTTCTAG